A region from the Aliarcobacter thereius LMG 24486 genome encodes:
- a CDS encoding murein transglycosylase domain-containing protein → MKAILFILISSTILYAEISHNYEKSKNEFIEKQNNFNLEKKQTLNKHNSYKEEALRDFENYKKAQQKIFNDFKNNISKLWENPKMPSAKSLINYTNDRKTRGEINFENEEIIVETIASSYDEAVKNLRKELNILVSIDTKEFNKIDPFEKELSSIKKSNKIIDSSFKNESILSDAIFGKKPSKKELNSFSNSNINNKSIKVHNSPKIPNQKVYSVIVPMPNQTMINKSKEYEKEVTKQGKIRSIPRSLIFAVIHSESAYNPKARSHIPAFGLMQIVPSSAGKDVYELLYNEEKLVSDNYLYNSTNNITMGTAYLHMLYFKYLSKIKDKESRLYCAIAAYNTGAGNVAKAFSKTTNISKAAQIINKMSSKDVYNHLLKNLPYDETKGYLEKVTSRMYSYEEIYNK, encoded by the coding sequence ATGAAAGCTATACTATTTATTTTAATAAGTTCTACTATTTTGTATGCTGAAATTTCACATAATTATGAAAAATCAAAAAATGAATTTATTGAAAAACAAAATAATTTTAATCTAGAAAAGAAACAGACCTTAAATAAGCATAACTCTTATAAAGAAGAAGCACTAAGAGATTTTGAGAATTATAAGAAAGCCCAACAAAAGATATTTAATGACTTTAAAAATAATATATCTAAGCTTTGGGAAAATCCAAAAATGCCATCAGCAAAATCATTGATTAATTATACAAACGATAGAAAAACAAGAGGTGAAATAAACTTTGAGAATGAAGAAATTATAGTTGAAACTATTGCAAGTTCTTATGATGAAGCAGTTAAAAATTTAAGAAAAGAGCTAAATATACTTGTAAGTATTGATACTAAAGAGTTCAATAAGATAGACCCCTTTGAAAAAGAGCTCTCTTCTATTAAAAAATCAAATAAAATTATAGATAGTTCATTTAAAAATGAATCTATTTTAAGTGATGCAATATTTGGGAAAAAACCATCTAAAAAAGAGTTAAATAGTTTTTCAAATAGTAATATAAATAATAAATCTATAAAAGTTCATAATAGTCCAAAAATACCTAATCAAAAAGTTTATAGTGTAATTGTTCCAATGCCAAATCAAACTATGATAAATAAATCAAAAGAGTATGAAAAAGAGGTTACTAAACAAGGAAAAATAAGATCTATTCCTAGAAGTTTAATTTTTGCAGTTATTCATTCTGAAAGTGCTTATAATCCAAAAGCGAGATCTCATATTCCAGCATTTGGGCTTATGCAAATAGTTCCATCAAGTGCAGGAAAAGATGTTTATGAGCTTTTATACAATGAAGAGAAATTAGTAAGTGACAATTATCTATACAATTCAACGAATAATATAACTATGGGAACAGCTTATTTACATATGCTATATTTCAAATATCTTTCAAAAATCAAAGATAAAGAGAGCAGATTATATTGTGCAATAGCAGCTTATAATACAGGTGCAGGAAATGTTGCAAAAGCTTTTTCTAAAACAACAAATATATCTAAAGCAGCTCAAATTATAAATAAAATGTCTTCAAAAGATGTATATAATCATCTTTTAAAGAATCTTCCTTATGATGAAACAAAAGGGTATTTAGAAAAAGTTACTTCAAGAATGTATAGTTATGAAGAGATTTATAATAAATAG
- the prpF gene encoding 2-methylaconitate cis-trans isomerase PrpF, producing MAYQEQIRVKATYMRGGTSKGTFFNIADLPKEAQEDKVKRDKLLQRIVGSPDIYKQQMDGMGGATSSTSKAILVGKSTVPNHDVDYYFGQVAIDKDFMDWSGNCGNLSSAVGPFAIHEGLVDNVPQNGVCCVRIWQANIKKTILCYVTMIDGKVKEMGDYYIDGVAFPAQEINLEFAEPVDPSEELFPTGNLVDDLEVPGIGTFKATMITAGIPTIFLNASDIGYKGTELQSDINSDAQALARFEKIRSYGALKMGLISDLSEAETRQHTPKIAFVAPKSDFTTSSAKEVKADEIDLHVRALSMQKLHHAMMGTASVAIGVAACIEGTLVNLASGGGEKSAVEFGHPSGTLKVGAVIKKENGKYIVDKATMSRSARIIMKGEVYAPADIMN from the coding sequence ATGGCATACCAAGAGCAAATAAGAGTAAAAGCAACATATATGAGAGGTGGTACTTCAAAAGGAACATTTTTTAATATAGCAGATCTTCCAAAAGAAGCACAAGAAGACAAAGTAAAAAGAGATAAACTTCTTCAAAGAATAGTGGGAAGTCCTGATATTTATAAACAACAAATGGATGGAATGGGAGGAGCAACTTCAAGTACTTCTAAGGCTATTCTTGTAGGTAAATCAACTGTTCCAAACCATGATGTTGATTACTATTTTGGACAAGTTGCTATTGATAAAGATTTTATGGATTGGAGTGGAAATTGTGGAAATTTAAGTTCAGCAGTTGGTCCTTTTGCAATTCATGAAGGACTTGTGGATAATGTTCCACAAAATGGTGTTTGTTGTGTAAGAATTTGGCAAGCAAATATCAAAAAAACAATTCTTTGCTATGTTACTATGATTGATGGAAAAGTAAAAGAGATGGGTGATTACTATATTGATGGTGTTGCATTTCCTGCCCAAGAGATAAACTTAGAATTTGCAGAGCCTGTTGATCCAAGTGAAGAGCTATTTCCTACTGGAAATTTAGTAGATGATTTAGAAGTTCCTGGTATTGGTACATTTAAAGCAACTATGATAACAGCAGGAATTCCAACAATATTTTTAAATGCAAGTGATATTGGATATAAAGGAACTGAACTTCAATCAGATATAAATAGTGATGCCCAAGCCTTAGCTAGATTTGAAAAAATAAGATCTTATGGTGCATTAAAAATGGGTTTAATATCTGATTTAAGTGAAGCAGAAACAAGACAACATACTCCAAAAATTGCTTTTGTTGCACCAAAATCTGATTTTACTACTTCAAGTGCTAAAGAAGTAAAAGCAGATGAAATAGATCTTCATGTAAGAGCTTTATCTATGCAAAAGCTTCATCATGCAATGATGGGAACAGCTTCAGTTGCTATTGGAGTTGCTGCTTGTATAGAAGGTACTTTAGTAAATCTTGCTAGTGGTGGTGGAGAAAAATCTGCTGTTGAGTTTGGACATCCATCAGGAACGCTAAAAGTTGGAGCAGTAATTAAAAAAGAAAATGGAAAATATATAGTTGATAAAGCTACAATGAGCAGAAGTGCTAGAATTATTATGAAAGGGGAAGTTTACGCACCTGCTGATATAATGAATTAA
- the acnD gene encoding Fe/S-dependent 2-methylisocitrate dehydratase AcnD, with protein sequence MTNEKYLKQLNGLDVKYYDVKSAVEDIKTGSFAKLNYTSRVLAENLLRKCPSADLKESLIQLIEKRTDRDFPWYPSRVICHDILGLTAFVDLAGLREAVASKGVDPQKINPVVPTQLIVDHSLAVECGGFDPDAFQKNRDIEDRRNADRFDFINWTKKAFDNVDVIPPGNGIMHQINLEKMSPVIHNIDGIASPDTLVGTDSHTPHVDALGVIAVGVGGLEAENVMLGNPSYMRVPEIIGVEIKGVRAAGITATDIALALTSFLRENNVISAYLEFYGSGIRYLDLGDRATISNMTPEYGASAAMFAIDDKTIDYLKITGRTPEQVKLVETYAKANGLWADSLAEATYARTIEFDLSTVTRSLAGPSKPHKLVPTSTLDAEGITKKITISNDVMPDGAVLIAAITSCTNTSNPRNVVAAGLVAKKANELGLTRKRWVKSSLAPGSKVSELYLKDSGLLSELEKLGFGIVGFACTTCNGMSGALDPKLEKEAADSGVYTTAVLSGNRNFDGRIHPFIKEAFLASPPLVVAYALAGSIRFNIETDVLGKDKDGNDIRLKDIWPSDEEIDAIVYKSVKPEMFAKIYDPMFARDGKREAAEPFYKWDAKSTYIQKPPYWEDEFMKMPALKGLRPLGVFPDNITTDHLSPSNAIQAKSASGEYCLKMGLPLEDLNSYATHRGDHNTALRATLANPKLFNEMVKDENGNVKQGSLTTIMPDGKESRMWEAIETYMQRKQPLIIVAGTNYGQGSSRDWAAKGVRLAGVEVLIAESIERIHRTNLVGMGVLPLQFKDGETRHTYNIVGTETFDILGNIEPRGELTVAMTRANGEKIEFKVTCRLDTSAEVEVYKAGGILQKFAKDVIAENN encoded by the coding sequence ATGACAAATGAAAAATATCTTAAACAATTAAATGGTTTAGATGTTAAATACTATGATGTAAAAAGTGCAGTTGAAGATATAAAAACTGGTTCTTTTGCTAAACTTAACTACACATCAAGAGTATTAGCAGAAAACCTTTTAAGAAAATGCCCTAGTGCAGATTTAAAAGAGTCTTTAATTCAATTAATAGAAAAAAGAACAGATAGAGATTTTCCTTGGTATCCAAGTAGAGTTATCTGTCATGATATTCTAGGTCTTACAGCTTTTGTTGATCTTGCAGGTCTTAGGGAAGCAGTTGCAAGTAAAGGTGTTGACCCACAAAAAATCAATCCTGTTGTTCCAACTCAACTAATCGTTGACCACTCATTAGCTGTTGAATGTGGTGGATTTGATCCAGATGCATTTCAAAAGAATAGAGATATTGAAGATAGAAGAAATGCTGATAGATTTGACTTTATAAACTGGACAAAAAAGGCATTTGATAATGTTGATGTTATTCCTCCAGGAAATGGTATTATGCACCAAATAAACCTTGAAAAAATGTCACCAGTTATTCACAATATTGATGGTATTGCAAGTCCTGATACTCTTGTTGGTACAGATTCACACACACCTCATGTTGATGCTCTTGGAGTAATTGCAGTTGGTGTTGGAGGACTTGAAGCTGAAAATGTAATGCTTGGAAACCCATCTTATATGAGAGTTCCTGAAATAATTGGAGTTGAAATAAAAGGTGTAAGAGCCGCTGGAATAACAGCAACTGATATTGCATTAGCATTAACATCATTTTTAAGAGAAAATAATGTAATTTCTGCATATTTAGAATTCTATGGAAGTGGAATTAGATATTTAGATTTAGGTGATAGAGCGACTATTTCTAATATGACTCCTGAATATGGAGCAAGTGCAGCAATGTTTGCTATTGATGATAAAACTATTGATTATTTAAAAATCACAGGAAGAACTCCTGAGCAAGTAAAACTTGTAGAAACATATGCAAAAGCAAATGGATTATGGGCTGATAGTTTAGCAGAAGCTACATATGCTAGAACTATTGAATTTGATCTATCAACAGTTACAAGAAGTTTAGCAGGTCCATCAAAGCCACATAAACTTGTACCTACTTCAACATTAGATGCTGAAGGAATTACAAAAAAAATAACAATTTCAAATGATGTAATGCCAGATGGTGCAGTTTTAATTGCAGCTATTACTTCATGTACAAATACTTCAAATCCAAGAAATGTTGTTGCAGCTGGTTTAGTTGCTAAAAAAGCAAATGAGCTTGGTCTTACAAGAAAAAGATGGGTTAAATCATCATTAGCACCTGGTTCAAAAGTTTCTGAACTATATCTAAAAGATTCTGGTCTTTTAAGTGAATTAGAAAAACTAGGTTTTGGTATTGTTGGATTTGCATGTACAACTTGTAATGGTATGAGTGGTGCACTTGATCCAAAACTTGAGAAAGAAGCTGCTGATAGTGGAGTTTACACGACAGCTGTTTTATCAGGAAATAGAAACTTTGATGGAAGAATTCATCCATTTATTAAAGAAGCATTTCTAGCTTCTCCTCCACTTGTTGTTGCTTATGCATTAGCTGGAAGTATTAGATTTAATATTGAAACTGATGTTTTAGGAAAAGACAAAGATGGTAATGATATAAGATTAAAAGATATTTGGCCAAGTGATGAAGAGATTGATGCAATTGTTTACAAATCTGTAAAACCAGAGATGTTTGCAAAAATCTATGATCCAATGTTTGCAAGAGATGGGAAAAGAGAAGCTGCTGAGCCATTTTATAAATGGGATGCAAAATCAACATATATTCAAAAACCACCATATTGGGAAGATGAATTTATGAAAATGCCTGCTCTTAAAGGCTTAAGACCACTTGGAGTATTCCCTGATAATATTACAACAGACCACTTATCACCATCAAATGCTATTCAAGCAAAAAGTGCATCTGGAGAGTATTGTTTAAAAATGGGATTACCATTAGAAGATTTAAACTCTTATGCTACACATAGAGGAGATCATAATACTGCTTTGAGAGCAACTTTAGCAAATCCAAAACTATTTAATGAAATGGTAAAAGATGAAAATGGAAATGTTAAACAAGGAAGCTTGACAACAATTATGCCAGATGGTAAAGAGTCAAGAATGTGGGAAGCAATAGAAACTTATATGCAAAGAAAACAACCTCTAATAATAGTTGCTGGTACAAACTATGGACAAGGAAGTTCAAGAGATTGGGCAGCAAAAGGTGTAAGACTTGCAGGAGTTGAAGTTTTAATCGCTGAAAGTATAGAGAGAATTCATAGAACGAACCTAGTAGGAATGGGTGTTTTACCTTTACAATTTAAAGATGGAGAAACAAGACATACTTACAATATAGTAGGAACTGAAACATTTGATATTCTTGGTAATATTGAACCAAGAGGGGAATTAACAGTTGCTATGACAAGAGCTAATGGAGAGAAAATAGAATTTAAAGTAACTTGTAGACTTGATACAAGTGCTGAAGTAGAAGTTTACAAAGCTGGTGGAATTCTACAAAAATTTGCAAAAGATGTTATTGCTGAGAACAATTAA